The sequence below is a genomic window from Brevibacillus agri.
CCTTCCTGTAGTTCCTCACTTTACCTTATGCAGCGCGTGGCGCTTGGGTGAGTGCCCAGGCTGTCCGGGATGGTATCACAGGCCCGTGGCGATTGATGTCGATGGAGCGTGTACTGCGTCGCCCTGCGACTTTTGTCCGCTCGAGCAGCGCATGCAACGCCTCCCCTTGCAATCCGTGACGCTCCATCAGCGTCACGCACCGCGTCACCCCATCCGAACCGACTGGCAGCATACCCCACGCCGTCATGCGCCGGAAGCGGACAGCATGGCGTTGCGCGCAAGGTCTGTTTCACAACCTGTCAGCCCGCTTTTGACCCAAACGAAAAAAGTCCCCTGCCCTATCGACAGAGGACACTCTTCGCTTGTTACTGCTTCAAAGCTGGCTTCAGCCCGCTCTGTGCCTTGACCACGACTTGCTCCTGCTTCGCCTGCTTGAGCGTCTCCTGGTCGATGACGTGCAGTTCGGCCATTCGGTCCAGCACCACCTGCTGACGCGCTTTGGCCTTTTCCCAATGCTTTACGGGCGAGTAGGCCTCCGGCGCTTTCGGCAAAGAAGCGAGAATCGCGGTTTCTCCCATGGTCAGCGAGGTGGAGGCGCCAACGCCCGGCGCTGCGACCGGCTTGCCGAAGTAAAACTCGGCCGCTTCGCCGATGCCGTAGTGCCCATGCCCGAAGTAGATGACGTTCAGGTACATTTCCAGCAGTTCTTTTTTGCTGTAGCGCTGCTCCAGTTGCAAGGCGATCGCCATTTCCTTGATTTTTCTGCCCATCGTTTTGTCATGGGTCAAAAACAGGTTGCGGGCCAATTGCATCGTGATCGTGCTTCCGCCCTGCACGTAGGCGCCTTCCCGCACATCTACCCAGATCGCGCGGGCCAGACCGTACGGGTCCACCCCGGGATGTTGCATATAGCGATGGTCCTCAATCGCGACAAACGCCTTCCACACGTAGTCGGGCATCTCATCCAGCTTGACGTAGACGCCCTTTGCCGGATGCTGGACAGCCGCCAGCTTCTGCTCGTCAATCCACAGGTTTCCTGCCCAGGTGAGCAACAGCGGGGCCAGAATCGCCGCCACCAGCATCGCGACAAGCACGATGCCCGCTCTTTTTCTCCAGGAAACGCTCCGTTTTTGCGAGCGCTCCCTGGCCGTTGCTGCTGTTGCTGTATATGGTTTCGCATTTCCTCCTACCGGAACGGAAAGCTGGTTCATGCCGCATTCCCCCTTGCCTTCTCTGACAACTCCATTGTAGGGAATGCGCATGTTTTCTCCCATCGAATCCACTTACAGCAAGCTTACAATTTCGTAAGGCGCACGTTTTTTTTAAGAGCGGAGCGTCTTCGCTTCCTGCTGGCGCAGCTCGATGCGCCTGATTTTGCCGGAGGTCGTCTTCGGCAGCTCCTGGACAAATTCGATCTTGCGCGGGTATTTGTACGGGGCTGTCAACGTTTTCACGTGATCTTGCAGCTCCGAGACGAGTCCGTCGGAAGGGGCATGGCCCTTTTTCAAAATAACAAACGCTTTCACAACGTGTCCGCGCTCGGGATCGGGGCTTGCGACCGCCGCACATTCGGCTACTGCCGGATGCTTGACCAGCGCGTCCTCCACCTCGAACGGCCCGATCGTGTACCCGCCGGAAATGATGATGTCATCCGAGCGGCCCTCGAACCAGATGTAGCCGTCCTCGTCCATGCGGCCCTGGTCGCCGGTGACGTACCAGTCGCCCCGGAACGCTCGCGCAGTGCGCTCAGGATCGTCCAGGTACCCTTTGAACAGCGCCACGAGGTTGCGGTCGATCGCAATATCCCCGACCTTGCCGACAGGCAGCTCGTGGCCCTCCTCGTCGATAATCGCGATGCGCACGACCGGCGAAGGCTTGCCCATCGAGCCGGGCTTTGGCTCCATGCCGACGAAGGTCCCGACCAACAGCGTGCTTTCCGTCTGTCCGTAGCCATCGCGCACCGTCAACTGGAACTCGCGGCGGAACGTATCAATCACTTCGCGGTTGAGCGGCTCCCCTGCCGAGCATGCCGAGCGCAGCGCTTGCAGCTTGTACTCGCCCAGATCGGATACTTTGGCCATCAGCCTGTACTCGGTCGGAGTCGCGCAGAGGACGGACACCGGGTATTTTTGCAAAATCGCCAAATAATTTTCCGCAACGAACCGCCCTTTGTACACAAACGCCGTCGCTCCCATCCCCAATGTCGAGACGAACGGACTCCAGATCCATTTGGCCCAGCCAGGGCCTGCTGTCGCCCACACCAGGTCGCCTTCGCGCACGTCGAGCCACTGCTTTGCCGCCACCGCCAAATGCGCGAACGGCCAGCCGTGGACGTGCATAACCCCTTTCGGACCGCCCGTAGTCCCGGACGTATAGGACAAAAATGCCAGTTCGTCCGCATCCGTATCTACTGCCGTAAATTCCTCGGCCTGCCCTTCCATGATTCCCGCCAGGGCTACCCAGCCTTCTTTCCCTTCGCCTGTCGTAATGTAGTGCGCCAGACTGGGACAATTGCCGCGGGTCTGATCGACCTCGTCCAGCACGCCCTCGAAGCTGATGACAGCCTTGGCCTTGGCGTGGTTCACCCGGTACTCGATGTCCTTGTAGCGCAACATTTCCGAGCCGGGCAAAATGACCGCGCCCAGCTTCAGCAAAGCGAGGTACAGCCCGTAGGCGAGCGTCCCGCGGGAGACGAGCACAAGCACCCGGTCCTTTTCCCCAATCCCGACGGAACTAAGCGCATTCGCGATCCGGTTGGAATAGCGGCGCAGCTCCTCATAGGTCAAAACTCGTTCGTTCCCTTGCTCGTCCAGCTCCCAGACAGCGCGTCTCTCCGGATTTTTTCTGGCCCACTCATCCACTTGTACGGCGAAATTGTATTTTGCTGGCATGTTCAATTGCAAGTGAAACACCCCCACGCTTTTTAAGTATGTAGAATATAGAAGTTCTACATTTTCTCAATATTTCCTCTTTACTGTCTATTCTAACAAAAATTTATCCGTGGAGCATTGCAAAAATTGGCAAGCGCCGCACCCGTAACAATTCGCGGCGTTCTGCGTCAAACATAACAAAGGCTCTCATGCACACGAGCACGAGAGCCGACTGAACGGTGTTTACCGTATGCAGTTAGGGGAGCCTTTAGCGGCTACAGGACGCGTTTGATTTTGACCACGCGCTTCTCCCAGTTCGTTCCGTCGAACTTGGAGTACGTCACGCCCGGGCTGCCGTACGTGTGCAAAATTTTGCCGTCTCCGGCGTAGATCGCCACGTGCGTAATCCGGTCAGAAGAGCTGTTGACAGAAGCCTTCATGAAGACCAGGTCGCCTTTTTGCAAGTTCTTCTTGGACACAGTCGTCCCTACGGTCGATTGCTGGTGGGAGTCGC
It includes:
- a CDS encoding transglycosylase domain-containing protein, whose amino-acid sequence is MNQLSVPVGGNAKPYTATAATARERSQKRSVSWRKRAGIVLVAMLVAAILAPLLLTWAGNLWIDEQKLAAVQHPAKGVYVKLDEMPDYVWKAFVAIEDHRYMQHPGVDPYGLARAIWVDVREGAYVQGGSTITMQLARNLFLTHDKTMGRKIKEMAIALQLEQRYSKKELLEMYLNVIYFGHGHYGIGEAAEFYFGKPVAAPGVGASTSLTMGETAILASLPKAPEAYSPVKHWEKAKARQQVVLDRMAELHVIDQETLKQAKQEQVVVKAQSGLKPALKQ
- a CDS encoding acyl-CoA synthetase: MQLNMPAKYNFAVQVDEWARKNPERRAVWELDEQGNERVLTYEELRRYSNRIANALSSVGIGEKDRVLVLVSRGTLAYGLYLALLKLGAVILPGSEMLRYKDIEYRVNHAKAKAVISFEGVLDEVDQTRGNCPSLAHYITTGEGKEGWVALAGIMEGQAEEFTAVDTDADELAFLSYTSGTTGGPKGVMHVHGWPFAHLAVAAKQWLDVREGDLVWATAGPGWAKWIWSPFVSTLGMGATAFVYKGRFVAENYLAILQKYPVSVLCATPTEYRLMAKVSDLGEYKLQALRSACSAGEPLNREVIDTFRREFQLTVRDGYGQTESTLLVGTFVGMEPKPGSMGKPSPVVRIAIIDEEGHELPVGKVGDIAIDRNLVALFKGYLDDPERTARAFRGDWYVTGDQGRMDEDGYIWFEGRSDDIIISGGYTIGPFEVEDALVKHPAVAECAAVASPDPERGHVVKAFVILKKGHAPSDGLVSELQDHVKTLTAPYKYPRKIEFVQELPKTTSGKIRRIELRQQEAKTLRS